ACGTTCTCGGACCTCACGGAGATCGAGGCGGCGATTCGAGCGATACGCGGCCTCAGCGATCTACCGATCGTGGCCCAGCTCACGATTGATGACGACGGGACCAGTCTTGAGGGTGCGCCACCGGCGGTATTCGGCCCGCGACTCAACGGGCTCGATGTCGATGCGATTGGCGTGAATTGTTCCGTAGGGCCGGCGGCGATGCTAAAGGCTGTCGAGAATCTAATCGATCTGGTCGACAAGCCGGTCATCGCGCAACCCAATGCCGGCAAGCCCCGTGTCGTCGAAGATCGGAACTTCTATCTTTGCAGCCCGGAGTACATGGCCACGTTCGCGCGACGGATGATCCGCGCCGGCGCACGGATCGTCGGCGGGTGCTGTGGAACCACGCCGGAACATCTGAAAGCGATCCGACGTGCGGTGCGAGCCGAGGAACCCGCCCGTCGTCGTTCGACCGTGACGGTCGAAGAGACGGAATCCCACGACGACGCGGTTGAGCCGGTTCCGTTCACCCAGCGATCACGGTTCGCGAAAGCGATCGCCGCCGGGACGACGGTCGTCAGCGTCGAGATGCTGCCGCCGAAAGGACACGACCTGACCCGCAACTTGCGGGGTGCCGCTCGCCTCCATCAGACCGGAGTCGATGTGATCAACATTCCGGATGGCCCCCGGGCCTCTGCTCGCATGAGTCCGATGGCGATGGCCGTTCGACTTGAAAACGAGATCGGGATCGAGTCTCTGATCCACTACTGTTGCCGCGATCGCAACCTCCTGGGGATGCAATCCGATCTCCTCGGTGCCCATTCGTTCGGACTCCGCAATCTTCTGGTGATCACGGGCGATCCGCCCAAACTCGGTGATTATCCGGACGCTACGGCGGTCTTTGACGTGGACGCGATCGGCCTCACGAACATGGTCAGCCGTCTGAACCACGGGCTTGACGTGGGTGGCAATAAGATCGGGGAGCCGACCGCGTTCTGCATGGGCGTGGGAGTCGATCCTTGCTACCCGGACTTGAAGCGCGAGATCGCTCGCTTCGAGTGGAAAGTCGAGGCCGGTGCCGAGTACTGCATCACTCAGCCGGTGTTCGATACGGAAGCACTCCTGTCGTTCCTCGAGCAGGTCAAGCATGTCCGCATCCCGGTGATCGCCGGGATCTGGCCGCTCGTCTCCTATCGAAATGCCGAGTTCATGAACAACGAGGTGCCGGGGGTCAACGTCCCGGCTTGGATCCTTGAGCGCATGCGAGGCGTCGAGACGCGGGAGGCTGCCCGCTACGAGGGGACGCAGATCGCGCAGGAGATGCTGGAACAGCTGCTCCCCCACGTACAGGGCGTGCAGATCGCCGCGCCGTTCGGTCGAGTCGAGACCGCCATCGATGTCGCGTCGGTGATTCCGAAGGAGCGCCGCACGGCGCCACCGGAAGAATCCGACTGATACCCAGAGAGAACTGACTGTCCCCGCCGGGCGACACCTCCCCACCGACGGGCGCCCAATTCCCCGAGAATAGGCCACTTCTGCGGCTGGCCCGACCCTTGCAATATGAGTTCATCGACTTGCTAGCCGGCGCATGGAGCGCCCGAAGAGGAAGAACGATGAGACGAACTATCCCGATCCTGGCAGTGACCGCCCTGGCCTTGATGGGCCTCTCCACCGCGTTGGCAGATCCGATCTCCGCAGGACGCCCCGACCGCGGTTTTCAGGTTCGCGTCGGTGCGTTCATGCCGGACGGTGGTGGAGACTTCTGGGACGACAACGAAGATGTCTTCACGCTGAACGCGGGCGATTTCGATGATTTCAATCTCGGTGTGACCTACCTGTACGGCTGGAGTAACCACCTCGAATTCGGTGTCAACCTCGACTTCTTCGACGCGACGGTCCTCTCGGAGTACCAGGCGTTCACCGATGGAGCGGGCTTTCCGATCTTCCATGACACTCGCCTGGCGACCGTGCCACTGACGGCAGACGTACGGTTCATCCCCGGCGGTCGTTTCAGCAATCGCGGGCGGGGTCAGTTTGAAACGCGCCCCATGCTCTTCGTCGGCGCCGGTGCCGGGATCAACTTCTGGGAATACGAAGAATTCGGTGACTTCATCGACTTCGATGACCCGGCGCAGCCCATCGTGTTTGGCGTCTTCGCCGATCGCGGAACGGCATTCGAGACCCACGTCCTGGCAGGCTTCGAGTTTCCCATTTCTCCCCGAGTCAACATCCTCGGCGAGGGCCGATACACCTGGTCCGACGACACCCTGAACGACGACTTCGCCGGGCTCGGCAAGATCGAGTTGGGCGGCGCGTCAGCGAGCGTCGGTGTCTCGGTCCGCTTCTGATCTGGTTTCGACTTGTGGACCGGAGGGCGTCAATTCTCTACCCCACGCCATGCGCTCTCCGGTTCACAAATTTCAGGGCTGACGCCTACTCTTCGCCGTCGGGTTCGATGCCTAGCAGGCTGTCGACCTTTCGTGCGAGCGATTCCCCGACATTCATACCCTTGATGACGATGTCATCGGCGCCGAGGCGATGGAGTTCATCCCACGAGTCGCCATACATCTCGGACTCGTCCTTGGCGGTGTAGATCAGGATGCTGCAGGGCTTCTCCGGGAACGAGCGGAGGAGATCGATTCCGGACTCACCGCCATCGAGCGTGAGGTCGAGCACCATCAGATCGATGCCGCCGCCGCGAAGGATGTCGTAGGCCTGCTGTCGAGTCTCGGCCGTCCGAACTTCGTAGTTGTCCTTAAGCGCATCACTGGCGATCTCACGAAAATATGCCATGTCCTCGACGATGAGCACGGTCGGGCGCGCCGGGGCCCCGCGGGGTGACTCCTGGCTGCCCGGTTCGAAGTGGAGGCTGCAGCGGGGGCAAACCACCTGACCCACCGCCGGCGGAGCGAGGGTTGCCGTCTCCGTCTCCGTCGCCGTGGCTGTGGCTGTGGCGGAGGCAGAGGCGAGTGGCGCTGCCGCTTCCGGACCTGACGTCGCGGCGACGCCCGTGGTGGAGATCGGCGAATGACAATCCGGGCAGGGGAACCCCTGACCCAGCGATTGTTCGTCCACCAGGAATCCCTTGCTGCAATGTTCGCATCGGATCTCGAATTTCATCGTCCGGGTCCTCCGGCAATTCGTAGCAGGAGCGGATCGATCGGCGCATCGTTTCGTCGCAATTCGAAGTGGCAGTGCGGGCCCGTAGCGTTGCCGGATTGTCCCAATCGGGCGATGGGCGTCCCGCGGGTCACGCGCTGACCTACTCGGACCAGCAGTTCCGAGTTGTGTGCGTAGAGCGTTTGTAGGCCGTGGCCATGATCAAGCATCACGGTCTTTCCGTAGCCACGCATGCCGCTGCCGCTGTAGGTGACCCGGCCGTCGAGCGACGCAACGATCTTCGCCCCGTAACCCGCCTGGACATCGATCCCCATGTGGCGTCGGCCCCCACGCGGAGCACCAAACTCGGATATCAGTCGCCCGCCCGGGACGGGCCACGCCCATTCGTTTCCGTCGATCGATTCGACGACGCGGCGTTCGCCGGTCGATGAGCCGCGAGGGTCGGCGGGGTAGTCCGGGATCACTCGAAGCGTGTGTGCGCCCGGAATCCAGAGGGGCTGTCCGATCTCGAGCGGGATTTCGGTGTCGATGTGGTTGACCGCGATCAGCGCGTCGACCGTTAGCCCGTAGGCCGTGGCGATGCGCCAGAGCGTCTGACCCGCCAGAACGTCGTGGTACAGCCCAGCCCGATCCGGGAGCGTCTCGCCAACGGTGGAGGGTTGGAAGGCGGCCTGTCGACCGGCGCAACCCGCCGTCGCACCGATCAGCAGCGCGACCGCGAACCCGAGTTTCTTACACCGACAGTTCATATATGTAAAATTCCGATTCTCCATATAAATCATAAACCCCAAAGAGGTCCCAGTCCAGCATGAAATAAAGCCCCGGTTCTCGGGTACTCATCGTCGGGGGGGATTCATTCCCACCTTGAGACGACTGCTAGACTGAGCCTCGTTCCCACCAAGGAGAAGATGTATGAGTGATCCGAATATTCGGGGGGTTCCTCGGCCGCCCAACTTCAAGCCACCCCAGTTTTCACCACGATGGATCCTGACCGCCGCCCTGGGGATTGTGGTCCTGGTCATGGTGTTCTCGATGGGACATTCGATCCAACCCGAAGAGCTCGGCGTCGTCACGACGTTTGGAAGCTACAGCCGGACGATCGAACCGGGATTCCGGGTGACCTGGCCCGCACCGATTCAGAAGGTGCAGAAGGTCCCAGTCCAGAGACAACTCAAGCAAGAGTTCGGTTTCCGTACCGTACGGGCGGACACGCGTAGTCAGTTCGACTCCCGATCGTTTGCGGAAGAGTCGTTGATGCTCACCGGCGATCTGAACGTGGCCGAGGTCAGCTGGATCACCCAGTATCGCATCGACGACCCGTTCAAGTATCTCTTCAAGGTCGATCGGGTCAGTCACACCTTCCGCGATATGAACGAGGCCATCATGCGTGCGGTCATCGGCGACCGCAGCGTCACCGAAGTTCTGACGGTCGGTCGCCAGGAGATCGCCTCCGAGGTCGAAGTTCGATTGCAGGAACTTTGCGATAGCTACGAAACCGGGATCAAGGTGGACCAGATCGTCCTACAGGACGTCACCCCGCCGGACGAGGTCAAGCCGTCGTTCAACGAGGTCAACCAGGCGCAGCAGGAGAAGGAACGACTGATCAACGAAGCCCGTTCCGAATTCAACCGGATCATCCCGCGTGCCCGCGGCGAAGCGCAGCAGGTGCTTCAGGAAGCCGAGGGCTATGCCACGAATCGGGTGAACCGTGCAAAGGGCGATGCAGCTCTGTTCAACGAGCTGCTTAGCGCATACAAGCGAGCGCCGGATGTCACACGTCGTCGTATTTATCTGGAGGCGATGCAGGACATCTACCCGACCATCAAGACCAAGGTGGTCATCGACGCCGACCTGAAGGGGCTTCTACCGCTCCTGAACCTCGGCGGGGAGACAAAGCCATGAAGAAACTAGGTGGTCTCTTCATATTCATACTCGTCGTCGCGGCGGTCATCGTGGCCACCGGTTCGCTCTACGTGGTGGACGAGACGCAGCAGGTCGTCATCACGAGATTCGGTGAGCCGATCGGCGAGCCGATCACGACACCGGGCCTGAAATTGAAATTCCCCTTCGTCGACACGGTGAATCGATTCGAGAAGAGATTCCTTGCCTGGGACGGCGATCGCAATCAGCTTCCCACCAAGGACAAACGATTCATCTACGTCGATACCTACGCGCGTTGGAGAATCACCGATCCGTTGAAGTTCTTCCAGCGTCTGCGAGACGTACGTGGTGCCCAGTCGCGTCTGGACGATATCCTCGACGGTGAGACGCGTAACACGATTGCGCGATACCACCTGATCGAGGTTGTGCGTAGCACCAACCGCGAGTTCAAGGCCAACGACGATCTGGTGGAAAGCAACGATCGCGTGATCGAGGCCATCACCTTTGGTCGCGGCAAGTTGACCGAGGAAGTACTCGCGACCGCACAGACCCGCGTGGGGGATCTCGGCATCGAGATCCTCGATTTCCGGTTCAAGCGCCTGAACTACGTCAACGAGGTCCGTCAAGAGGTCTACGCTCGAATGATCTCCGAAAGGAATCGGATCGCCGAGAAGTTCAGAGCCGAGGGTGCGGGCGAAGCCGCTCGCATCAGTGGTGAGAAGGACAAGGTGTTGAAGGAGATCCAGTCCGAGGCCTACCGCGATGCGCAGATTATCAAGGGCAAGGCGGACGCCGAGGCCGCAGATCTCTATGCCGCGGCGTACAACCGGGATCCGGATTTCTATCGGTTCATGAAATCGATGGAGGTTCTCGAGAACACACTGGACAGCAACACCACGCTGTTACTCGGAACCGACGGTGATCTACTTCGCTATCTCGAGAGGATGCGCTGACGCTAGCGGGGAGTCCCACTTGACCGACGTCGGCAAGATCATCGACGCGTATCGGGCGGCTATCGAGTCGAACCGAACGGGTGTGCTGGCGACCATCGTCCATGTCGAAGGGTCGGCGTATCGCCGGCCGTCGGCACGGATGTTGTGGCTCGAGGGTGGCGATCGTATCGGGGCGATCACCGGCGGTTGTCTTGACGCCGAGCTGGATCAACAGGCCAGAGAGGTGCTTCGCAGTGGGGAGCGGAAGACGCTGACCTACGATCTTCGATCTCCCGACGATATTCTCTGGGGATCGGGGTCGGGTTGCCCCGGTGAAGTGCAGATCCTCCTGGAGCCGCTCGAGGCCGAGCTGCCCGGGGACCTGAACTTCATCGCGGCATGCCGCGAGGCACGTCGCAGCGGGGTCGTCGCGACGGTGTTTGATGCCCCACCGGCGGGACCGATCTCCGTGGGCCTGCGCCAGTTGTTGGTCTCGTCCGACGAACCCATCGCTCTATCGAAGTCGCCGTCGCCGACGCTTCAGAGCGCACTCGATGACGTCTGGAACGAGCGTCGAACCCGATCGATTCGTTACCAGGATGACGCGGGGCGCGTCGGCGTCCTGCTGGAGTATGTCGAGTTGGCACCCAACCTGGTGGTGTTCGGCGCGGGTGACGATGCCCGGCCCCTCGTCCGACTGGCCGCGGAGTGCGGCTGGGTCGTGCAGGTTCAGGATGCACGTCCGGCGTACGCGTCCGACGATCGATTTCCGGCGGCGGATCGAGTCTCGTGTGTCCCGGTCTCAAACTTGGACCCGTCGATGTTCCCGGTTGATCGCGCGACGGCGGTCGTCTTGATGACCCATCATTTTCTCAACGACCTGGAGATCTTGAAGCAGTTGTTGCCGACGGCCATCCCCTACGTGGCAACTCTGGGACCCATCGCGCGTGCGAAAGAACTGCGTAACCGACTGATCGACGACGATGTGTTCCGAGCTGACGATCCGCCGACGAACTGGTACGCACCGGCGGGTCTGGATATCGGGTCGGAGACGGCGGAGGAGATCGCGTTAGCCATCCTCGCGGAGGCCCGCGCGGTGCTGTCGGGGCGACTGGGTGAATCCCTTCGCGAGCGACGACGATCGCTCCACCAGGTTCGATGACGGCGGCGATCCTGCTCGCCGCCGGCGGGGGGAGGCGACTCGGTCAGATCAAGCCGCTTCTGACCCACCATGGAACGCCGCTGGTTCAGCGCGCCGTGACGGCCGCTCGCGAAGTGGGTTGCCGACCGATCGTGGTGGTGACCGGGTTTGGCGAGTCGCAGGTCCTCGAGGTTCTCGCCGGTCAGAACGTGCTGACGGTCTCCAATCCCCGGTGGGAGCGGGGGATCGCATCCAGCATACGGACCGGCGTGGCGGCGCTCGGACCCCAGGTCGGATCTACCCGATCGGTCCTGCTTCTTGTTTGCGATCAGCCGGCGTTGGATGCCTCGGTTCTCGGGCGTCTCCTGGCGACGCACGACGACCACGCCGATCGCATCACCGCGTGTGAGTACGCCGAGACCTGCGGGACGCCTGCGGTTTTCGGCGTGTCGTGGTTGGACGACCTCAGGAGTCTGAGAGGGGATACCGGAGCTCGGCAGATCTTTGAACGCGCAGGAGATCGGCTCCACCGGGTTGTCTGGCCGGCAGGGGCCAACGACGTGGATTGCCCGGAAGATCTGCATCATCTCGACGCCCCACCCGACGGATAGCCGCTCCTCGGAGGCCGGGTGGGCAGGCGTGTTGACCGACCCTAACCTATACTGATAGCGAAATATTGAATTGCGGTTCGCGGTCGTCCAACGAGGAATTAGATGAAGGTCTTTCGTCCATCCGTGTCGCTCATCGCCGTATTGTTCGGCACATTTTTCGGCGGTATGACCGCGTGCGCCCAGCCGGTCGATGGCGGAGAGCCGGCGACCCCGGCCCAGCAGACGCAACGCACCCAACAGGCTCAACCGGCCGAGCAGGCGCAAAAGACCCAGCAACCCCAACTTCCGCGGGTACAACCCGCCACCATGGAGTCGGTGTTTCCGGCCTACTCGTACAAGAATCTCAACACCGCAGCGGGCGGCCCGGCGACGATCGATCTAGCGACGTACATCGGCAAGACCCCACTCGCGTTGTATTACTGGATTCCCGGGCACGCGAGATCCGATGAAGTGCTCAAGCAAGTTCAGTCCCTCGTCGCCGCGGCGGGCGGGCCCGACAAACTCACATTGATAGCCGTGACGCTTCCGAAGCCGGGGCTCGAAGCCAGTGTCGTCCAGACGCGGGCGACGGAACACGGGGTGACGGTTCCCGTTCTCGATGACAGCGAGTTTCGCATCGGGCAGCAATTGCGGGTTCAGTCGGTGCCGAATCTCACACTGATCGACGGCAAGGGCATGCTTCGATTGTCCAATGGCGCCTCGCTGAAGCAGGTCATCGGCTACAAGCTAACCGTCGAGGCGGCGGTTCAACGTCTGGCAGAGAGCGGGAAGCTCGGCACGTACGGGTTCCTCGACTACTACGCCGCGGTTGAAGAGTTGGTGGGGCAGCCGGCGCCGGATTTCAAGGCACCTCTGATCTCGACAAGTGTCGAGCAACGCTGGTCCAGCATGATCCAGAAGGAGAAGGTCAATCTCCTCATCTTCTGGTCGGTGGACTGTCCGCACTGCAGGAAGACGATGCCGCAGATCAGCGAGTGGTTCAAGGGCAACGGGACGGGATTCAATGTCGTCAGCGCAGCGTTCGTCAAGAACGACGCCGTACGAACGAAGACCAAGGAATACTGTGAGGCCAACAGTTTCTCGTTTCCGACGCTCGTAGATAGCGACCAGAAGGTCGCGGCGCTCTACAGCGTGACGTCGACACCGACGATTCTGGTGGTTCGGGGCGACGGCGTGATCGATTCGGTCCTGCTCACGACGGACGATAGCTTCCCGACCAAGATGCGCGAAATACGCGAACGCCTGATGTGAGTTAGCGTCGGTCAGCGGGACTCATAGATCGGCGCGCCCGATCTGGCGATCTGCGGAAGCCGCCAGAGATCGGGCAGAACCCCCGGTGTCGTCTCGTCTAACCGGCCGCGTCGATTGACGACCATGGCGTCGATTCCGGCGGCGCTGGCCCCGCCGGCATCCAGGTCCGGCATGTCGCCGATGTGCAGCACTTCATTCGGGCGAACGCCGAGTCGATCTAATGCAACCATGAACAGCTCCGGAGACGGTTTCTCGATTCCCTCCAGGTGAGAGACGACGACCGTCTCGAACGGGTCGTGAAGATCGAGCGCGTCGAGGATGCGGGGTAGATTCGAGTCCCAGTTGGATACCACCCCGAGTCGCACACCCTGCTCATCGAGGGCGGCGAGCGTCGGGATCACGTCATCGAAGACCGACCAGGCCCTACGATCGAGAAAGGCCTCGCGTATCTCGGTCAACGCCTGATTCGCCTTCTCATCGGCAAGGGGGCGACCCGCAATACGGGTGACCACTTGCTGAACGAATCGTCTCCAGAACTCTTCCTCACCACCGCCAAAGACGCGAAAGCGATCGGTGCCCGGTGGTAGGTCCTGTGGGATCGCCGTCCACAGTTCCTGAATCACACGCCGCAATTGATCCGCCTCGGCGGTGACTCCGTGAGCGGCCAGGACCCGTGAGTAGACGACACCGAACGGGGGATCCGCGGTGATGAGCGTTTCTCCGACATCCAGCAGAATCGTCGAATAGCGGAGATCAGACGTCACTCGGCGACGCGAAACGTCTGGTCGTCGAACGACGGTTTGAACGTGATCGAATCCAACTCGACTCGCCCGACCGACGATCCGTCAAAGGATACCTCCCACCGATGAGGAATCCAGCGCCCCTCGACGTCGCGGTAGTCGCCGTACTCGAATGCGAGGGTTCCCGGGCTCTGCTGAATCGGATGGCGGCCCTTGTGAGTCTGTCGCACGATCGTGCCATTGTCGGACACACACAGACTCGACTGGATCGGCTTCAGGGAGACTTCAAGCCACGAACAACCGTTTCCATCCAGCGTCGCGTTCTTCTGGATGGAGAGCGAGGGGTCGCCCGCATTGTGAATCAACGAAAAAAAAGAACGCCGCAGTTCATCGATCTGTGCGCGAGCAGCGCCATCGACCATGGGCAGACTTCGGTCGCCGACCCTGGTGACGCCCGAGTCGCCGTTGACGATCACGACGAGTTCGCCGCCGCCTATCGACGACGTCGAACGGATCCGGTCCGGGAGTTGGTACAGGAACTGTTGCGGGACTGACGTGACCTGATCGCCGAACGACATCACAAAGTTCCCGCGGGCCTCGATCGACGAAAAGTCCGGCTCGGCTCCACCCATCTTCTGAACGACGGTCTGCCAACTCTTCGTCGCGACCCCGGTGGGGGACTCTTCGGATCGTGCAGGGACCGAGAGAGAAAGACCCAGCACGATCAGAAGCGCTGCGCCGGCGTTGCAAATCGTTCGCGTGGTGTTCATGGTCTCTCGCTTAGGCCCCGTGTATTTAGTAATCCCCTTAATCTTGCCCCAACCGCGGAGGTCTCTCAAGTTGATCGGGGTTTTTAAGGTCAGGTTCGGACGAGAATGACCAGCGAGAGGTCGTCTCCCGGCCGCTGATCCGCCAGAAAGCGATCGACCGCGCGCAGTACCTTGCGGCCCGCCTGCTCCGCCGTGAGGCCGCGCAGGTCCGGCAGCATCGCCTCGAGTTTGTCATTCCCGAAGTCCTGCCCGTCCTCGTCTTCGGCCTCGGTCAGTCCATCCGAGTAGATGATGAGGAGTTCGCCCTTGCAGATTCGCACGGATTCCTCACGGTACTGAGTACCCGGCATCATCCCCAACGGCATAGCCGAAGCCCCGAGCGTCTCCAGGCGGCCCTCGCGGATGACGTACGCCGGGTTGTGGCCTGCATTGAGGTACCGGATGTCGTCGGAGTCATGTTCGATCTCGGCGTAGAATGCCGTGGCGAATCGATTGTCGATCCCGTCACGGACCAAGATCGTGTTGAGTCGTGCGCCAAGTTCGTCCAGCGATGCCGCGTCCGTGATCAGTGCACTCAGAGTCGCCTGCAACTTTGCGGTCAGTAGGGCGGCTCCAAGACCCTTCCCGGCGACGTCTCCAAGAATGACTCCGTGGCGGAACCCTCCCAGTTCGAGATAGTCGACGAGATCGCCACCGACGTCGTTGGCCGGCCGCGAGTAACTCCAGATCTGCCAGCCCGGGATCTTGGGATGGCTGTTGGGTAGCAACGCCAGCTGAACTTCACGCGCTACCTGGATCTCATCCTTGGCCAACAACTTGTCTTTCAACTCCAGCATCAGGATGACCAGAAGGACGATGAAGCCGGCGGGGCGGAGGTCGGCGCTGATCCTCCGTTCGAAGAGTGTCAGTGAGGTCTGTGCGGCCACGGTGAACAGGAGCGCGGCGAGGAGCGCCAGACGTCGCGCCGGAGACAGCTTGAACAGCAGACCCTTCAGCAGCCAGCCGAGCACCATGAACGCCCGGCGGATCCGTCCGTAATCGGCCAGTTCGGTACGCTTCTCCTCGTCGAGGTAGAAATCGTAGAGGTCCGTGAGCTCTTGCCAGAACCGCCGCTTGATCGAGGTCTTCCGAATATCGTCGAGAACGGTTTGACCCAGACTCTCCTGATTGTTGGAACTGTCGGAGCCCATTCGATGTGATCACCGGGTTCGTCGCCAGGACACGCATCACGCGAGCCGCGTTGGACGAAGCCGGCCCAGTGTACCCTGACCTGCCACGCTCAATCCATGCCGCCGGAGCGCTCACCGCTCAGCGGCTTGCGACAGCCGATCAACGGTATCCTCGGTCTGTCGACCGGTATCGATTCCCTCACGCCCCGGAAGCTGCTAAACAGAGGGGGAGTGAGCGGAGAGGAGAGAGACATGATCGAGGCATCCGGCCTATCGAAAAAGTACGGTGAGTTTCACGCGGTATCGGACCTGAGTTTCTCGATCGCTCCCGGGGAGATCGTGGGTCTCGTCGGTCCCAACGGTGCGGGCAAGACGACCACGCTTCGCTGCCTGACCGGGATCATCCCGCCGACCACCGGCAAGATCACGATCGGCGGCTTCGATCTGCAGGAGCATCCGATCGAGGCCAAGCGACAGTTCGCGTACGTCGCGGATGAACCGAAACTGTTCGACTATTTGACCGTCATCGATCATCTGTCCCTCATCGGACGTCTCTACAACGTGGGAGAAACCCACGAGCGCGCCGAAAAACTCCTAGGTGAATTCGATCTGGATGATCGACGTCTTGCCTATCCGTCTGAACTCTCCCGTGGAATGAAACAGAAGCTCCTGGTCGCGATGGCGCTCTTGCACGAGCCTCGGCTATTGGTGCTCGATGAGCCGCTCACGGGGCTCGATCCCCTGGCGATGCGACGGATGCGGGAGCGAATCCGGGAGGCGGCGTCGACCGGTGTCTCGGTCATCCTGTCTTCTCATATGCTTCAACTCGTTGAGGAACTCTGTGATCGGATCCTGATTCTCCGTCAAGGGAAGAAACTGGCGGAGGGCTCGCTCGACGAGATCCGAACCCGACTGCTGCCGGAGTTGGGAGAGTCTGCCGACCTGGAAGAGGTCTTCCTGCGGGCGACTCAGACGGATGCCGACGAGTGAGGACCCTGTTCTACCTGGCCGGCCGGTCCCTTCGTGGCAGGGCAGTGCGTTGGTTGCGCCAGATCCGTCAGCCCAAGTACGCCGTCGGATCGCTCGTGTTGGTCGTGTGGGTCCTGCTGGTGGGTGTGCGGCCGATCCTCACCAATGTCGATGATCTGGCGTTCATGGGGTTCGTGGACGA
This sequence is a window from Acidobacteriota bacterium. Protein-coding genes within it:
- a CDS encoding bifunctional homocysteine S-methyltransferase/methylenetetrahydrofolate reductase produces the protein MSRDFRRWLADRIVVFDGAMGTVLYSQGVFINRCFDELCVSSPSSVLDVHRSYVNAGVDVIETNTFGATRPKLDQHGFGDRVAEINEAGARLAREAAGEKILVAGAMGPLGVRIEPWGPTSTDEASEFFREQVAALLAGGVDLFSVETFSDLTEIEAAIRAIRGLSDLPIVAQLTIDDDGTSLEGAPPAVFGPRLNGLDVDAIGVNCSVGPAAMLKAVENLIDLVDKPVIAQPNAGKPRVVEDRNFYLCSPEYMATFARRMIRAGARIVGGCCGTTPEHLKAIRRAVRAEEPARRRSTVTVEETESHDDAVEPVPFTQRSRFAKAIAAGTTVVSVEMLPPKGHDLTRNLRGAARLHQTGVDVINIPDGPRASARMSPMAMAVRLENEIGIESLIHYCCRDRNLLGMQSDLLGAHSFGLRNLLVITGDPPKLGDYPDATAVFDVDAIGLTNMVSRLNHGLDVGGNKIGEPTAFCMGVGVDPCYPDLKREIARFEWKVEAGAEYCITQPVFDTEALLSFLEQVKHVRIPVIAGIWPLVSYRNAEFMNNEVPGVNVPAWILERMRGVETREAARYEGTQIAQEMLEQLLPHVQGVQIAAPFGRVETAIDVASVIPKERRTAPPEESD
- a CDS encoding porin family protein, with the protein product MRRTIPILAVTALALMGLSTALADPISAGRPDRGFQVRVGAFMPDGGGDFWDDNEDVFTLNAGDFDDFNLGVTYLYGWSNHLEFGVNLDFFDATVLSEYQAFTDGAGFPIFHDTRLATVPLTADVRFIPGGRFSNRGRGQFETRPMLFVGAGAGINFWEYEEFGDFIDFDDPAQPIVFGVFADRGTAFETHVLAGFEFPISPRVNILGEGRYTWSDDTLNDDFAGLGKIELGGASASVGVSVRF
- a CDS encoding response regulator, whose translation is MKFEIRCEHCSKGFLVDEQSLGQGFPCPDCHSPISTTGVAATSGPEAAAPLASASATATATATETETATLAPPAVGQVVCPRCSLHFEPGSQESPRGAPARPTVLIVEDMAYFREIASDALKDNYEVRTAETRQQAYDILRGGGIDLMVLDLTLDGGESGIDLLRSFPEKPCSILIYTAKDESEMYGDSWDELHRLGADDIVIKGMNVGESLARKVDSLLGIEPDGEE
- a CDS encoding LysM peptidoglycan-binding domain-containing M23 family metallopeptidase yields the protein MNCRCKKLGFAVALLIGATAGCAGRQAAFQPSTVGETLPDRAGLYHDVLAGQTLWRIATAYGLTVDALIAVNHIDTEIPLEIGQPLWIPGAHTLRVIPDYPADPRGSSTGERRVVESIDGNEWAWPVPGGRLISEFGAPRGGRRHMGIDVQAGYGAKIVASLDGRVTYSGSGMRGYGKTVMLDHGHGLQTLYAHNSELLVRVGQRVTRGTPIARLGQSGNATGPHCHFELRRNDAPIDPLLLRIAGGPGR
- the hflK gene encoding FtsH protease activity modulator HflK, with the translated sequence MSDPNIRGVPRPPNFKPPQFSPRWILTAALGIVVLVMVFSMGHSIQPEELGVVTTFGSYSRTIEPGFRVTWPAPIQKVQKVPVQRQLKQEFGFRTVRADTRSQFDSRSFAEESLMLTGDLNVAEVSWITQYRIDDPFKYLFKVDRVSHTFRDMNEAIMRAVIGDRSVTEVLTVGRQEIASEVEVRLQELCDSYETGIKVDQIVLQDVTPPDEVKPSFNEVNQAQQEKERLINEARSEFNRIIPRARGEAQQVLQEAEGYATNRVNRAKGDAALFNELLSAYKRAPDVTRRRIYLEAMQDIYPTIKTKVVIDADLKGLLPLLNLGGETKP
- the hflC gene encoding protease modulator HflC — protein: MKKLGGLFIFILVVAAVIVATGSLYVVDETQQVVITRFGEPIGEPITTPGLKLKFPFVDTVNRFEKRFLAWDGDRNQLPTKDKRFIYVDTYARWRITDPLKFFQRLRDVRGAQSRLDDILDGETRNTIARYHLIEVVRSTNREFKANDDLVESNDRVIEAITFGRGKLTEEVLATAQTRVGDLGIEILDFRFKRLNYVNEVRQEVYARMISERNRIAEKFRAEGAGEAARISGEKDKVLKEIQSEAYRDAQIIKGKADAEAADLYAAAYNRDPDFYRFMKSMEVLENTLDSNTTLLLGTDGDLLRYLERMR
- a CDS encoding XdhC family protein; the protein is MTDVGKIIDAYRAAIESNRTGVLATIVHVEGSAYRRPSARMLWLEGGDRIGAITGGCLDAELDQQAREVLRSGERKTLTYDLRSPDDILWGSGSGCPGEVQILLEPLEAELPGDLNFIAACREARRSGVVATVFDAPPAGPISVGLRQLLVSSDEPIALSKSPSPTLQSALDDVWNERRTRSIRYQDDAGRVGVLLEYVELAPNLVVFGAGDDARPLVRLAAECGWVVQVQDARPAYASDDRFPAADRVSCVPVSNLDPSMFPVDRATAVVLMTHHFLNDLEILKQLLPTAIPYVATLGPIARAKELRNRLIDDDVFRADDPPTNWYAPAGLDIGSETAEEIALAILAEARAVLSGRLGESLRERRRSLHQVR
- a CDS encoding nucleotidyltransferase family protein, with translation MTAAILLAAGGGRRLGQIKPLLTHHGTPLVQRAVTAAREVGCRPIVVVTGFGESQVLEVLAGQNVLTVSNPRWERGIASSIRTGVAALGPQVGSTRSVLLLVCDQPALDASVLGRLLATHDDHADRITACEYAETCGTPAVFGVSWLDDLRSLRGDTGARQIFERAGDRLHRVVWPAGANDVDCPEDLHHLDAPPDG